Proteins found in one Gopherus flavomarginatus isolate rGopFla2 chromosome 18, rGopFla2.mat.asm, whole genome shotgun sequence genomic segment:
- the LOC127036551 gene encoding platelet glycoprotein VI-like isoform X1, which yields MASALTILLLGCWLAGWSRMSGEGSYPKPSISVSPGGVIPVGGTVTIRCWHQLLDMRILLYKDEDENYLNYTDPAGSGAEFPITSARWEHGGSYTCRYSNRTGEVAYSEPSDPVQIIVAAPLPPPMDAGSIPAGETDLTQPGAAPAPTRLDSAGPADPLGRPDFTHANIARLGLGAVVLLILGLILAEAYYSRPRGAP from the exons atgGCATCTGCTCTCACCATCCTCCTCCTCG gctgctggctggctgggtggaGCAGGATGTCGGGAG AGGGGTCCTACCCCAAACCCTCCATCTCCGTCAGCCCCGGTGGGGTGATCCCCGTGGGGGGAACCGTCACCATCCGGTGTTGGCATCAGCTCCTGGACATGAGGATCCTCCTCTACAAGGATGAAGATGAGAATTATCTGAATTACACAGaccctgctggctctggggctgaatTTCCCATCACCAGCGCCAGATGGGAACACGGGGGCAGCTACACCTGTCGTTATAGCAACAGAACAGGAGAAGTTGCCTACTCGGAGCCGAGCGACCCTGTGCAGATCATTGTAGCAG cccctctccctcccccgatGGATGCTGGTTCTATTCCCGCAGGGGAAACTGACCTGACCCAGCCTGGAGCGGCGCCAGCTCCCACCCGCCTGGACAGCGCGGGGCCAG CAGACCCCCTGGGGCGCCCAGATTTCACCCACGCCAACATCGCTCGCCTGGGGCTGGGCGCTGTGGTCCTGCTCATCCTGGGGCTGATCCTGGCCGAGGCCTATTACAGCCGCCCGAGGGGGGCTCCCTAG
- the LOC127036551 gene encoding platelet glycoprotein VI-like isoform X2, whose amino-acid sequence MASALTILLLGCWLAGWSRMSGEGSYPKPSISVSPGGVIPVGGTVTIRCWHQLLDMRILLYKDEDENYLNYTDPAGSGAEFPITSARWEHGGSYTCRYSNRTGEVAYSEPSDPVQIIVAGETDLTQPGAAPAPTRLDSAGPADPLGRPDFTHANIARLGLGAVVLLILGLILAEAYYSRPRGAP is encoded by the exons atgGCATCTGCTCTCACCATCCTCCTCCTCG gctgctggctggctgggtggaGCAGGATGTCGGGAG AGGGGTCCTACCCCAAACCCTCCATCTCCGTCAGCCCCGGTGGGGTGATCCCCGTGGGGGGAACCGTCACCATCCGGTGTTGGCATCAGCTCCTGGACATGAGGATCCTCCTCTACAAGGATGAAGATGAGAATTATCTGAATTACACAGaccctgctggctctggggctgaatTTCCCATCACCAGCGCCAGATGGGAACACGGGGGCAGCTACACCTGTCGTTATAGCAACAGAACAGGAGAAGTTGCCTACTCGGAGCCGAGCGACCCTGTGCAGATCATTGTAGCAG GGGAAACTGACCTGACCCAGCCTGGAGCGGCGCCAGCTCCCACCCGCCTGGACAGCGCGGGGCCAG CAGACCCCCTGGGGCGCCCAGATTTCACCCACGCCAACATCGCTCGCCTGGGGCTGGGCGCTGTGGTCCTGCTCATCCTGGGGCTGATCCTGGCCGAGGCCTATTACAGCCGCCCGAGGGGGGCTCCCTAG